One region of Trachemys scripta elegans isolate TJP31775 chromosome 8, CAS_Tse_1.0, whole genome shotgun sequence genomic DNA includes:
- the LRRC39 gene encoding leucine-rich repeat-containing protein 39 isoform X3: MAEPECVRIMTETVPCIGSFSAVKTLWEVRIQKINEELRKEKEFRQRTVGRLMLVWEERNSLAKLKEKVITEDGRVILRIEQEEWKMLPACLLKLNHLQEWQLHRISLVKIPEFIGRFQNLIVLDLSRNAIEKLPKEIGQLPNLQELLLSYNKIKSVPKELSNCISLGRLELAVNRDICDLPLQLSDLKKLYHVDLSMNQFTTIPSALLNMPSLEWLDMGSNKLQQLPDTIDRMENLHTLWLQRNEITHLPETISNMKNLSTLVLSNNKLRDIPACMQQMTNLRFVNFRDNPLELQVTLPTCENTEEEEERELFGIQFMHMYIQESLSRAAQS; encoded by the exons ATGGCTGAACCGGAATGTGTAAGAATCATGACTGAAACTGTACCATGCATTGGATCATTCTCTGCTGTTAAGACACTTTGGGAAGTGAGAATtcagaaaataaatgaagaaCTACGGAAGGAAAAGGAATTCAGACAGAGGACTGTAGGCAG ACTGATGCTTGTCTGGGAGGAAAGAAACAGTTTAGCCAAGCTCAAAGAAAAAGTCATCACTGAAGATGGAAGGGTTAtactaaggatagaacaagaagaatGGAAG atgTTACCTGCGTGCTTACTGAAACTGAACCACCTCCAGGAATGGCAGCTTCACAGAATTAGTTTGGTGAAAATTCCTGAATTCATTGGAAGGTTTCAAAATCTCATTGTGCTGGATCTATCCCGAAATGCCATTGAAAAGCTACCTAAAGAGATTG GCCAGCTGCCTAACCTCCAAGAGCTGCTTCTCAGTTATAATAAAATTAAGTCTGTTCCGAAAGAGCTAAGTAACTGCATCAGTCTCGGAAGACTGGAACTGGCTGTGAACAGGGATATCTGTGACCTTCCACTTCAG CTCAGTGACCTAAAGAAGCTTTACCATGTAGATCTGAGTATGAACCAATTTACTACCATCCCTTCAGCTCTCCTGAACATGCCAAGTCTAGAATGGTTAGACATGGGGAGCAACAAACTTCAGCAACTCCCTGATACGATtgacag AATGGAGAACCTACATACTTTATGGCTCCAACGGAATGAAATAACCCATTTACCAGAAACCATCAGTAATATGAAAAATCTGAGTACTCTTGTCCTCAGCAACAACAAACTCCGGGATATTCCTGCTTGCATGCAACAAATGACAAATCTCAG ATTTGTCAACTTCAGAGACAACCCACTGGAGCTGCAAGTAACACTTCCCACATGCGAGAATactgaagaggaagaggaacGGGAATTGTTTGGTATTCAGTTCATGCATATGTATATTCAAGAGTCACTCAGCAGAGCAG CTCAATCATAG
- the LRRC39 gene encoding leucine-rich repeat-containing protein 39 isoform X4: MLVWEERNSLAKLKEKVITEDGRVILRIEQEEWKMLPACLLKLNHLQEWQLHRISLVKIPEFIGRFQNLIVLDLSRNAIEKLPKEIGQLPNLQELLLSYNKIKSVPKELSNCISLGRLELAVNRDICDLPLQLSDLKKLYHVDLSMNQFTTIPSALLNMPSLEWLDMGSNKLQQLPDTIDRMENLHTLWLQRNEITHLPETISNMKNLSTLVLSNNKLRDIPACMQQMTNLRFVNFRDNPLELQVTLPTCENTEEEEERELFGIQFMHMYIQESLSRAENLDNCIPVASATINDNE; encoded by the exons ATGCTTGTCTGGGAGGAAAGAAACAGTTTAGCCAAGCTCAAAGAAAAAGTCATCACTGAAGATGGAAGGGTTAtactaaggatagaacaagaagaatGGAAG atgTTACCTGCGTGCTTACTGAAACTGAACCACCTCCAGGAATGGCAGCTTCACAGAATTAGTTTGGTGAAAATTCCTGAATTCATTGGAAGGTTTCAAAATCTCATTGTGCTGGATCTATCCCGAAATGCCATTGAAAAGCTACCTAAAGAGATTG GCCAGCTGCCTAACCTCCAAGAGCTGCTTCTCAGTTATAATAAAATTAAGTCTGTTCCGAAAGAGCTAAGTAACTGCATCAGTCTCGGAAGACTGGAACTGGCTGTGAACAGGGATATCTGTGACCTTCCACTTCAG CTCAGTGACCTAAAGAAGCTTTACCATGTAGATCTGAGTATGAACCAATTTACTACCATCCCTTCAGCTCTCCTGAACATGCCAAGTCTAGAATGGTTAGACATGGGGAGCAACAAACTTCAGCAACTCCCTGATACGATtgacag AATGGAGAACCTACATACTTTATGGCTCCAACGGAATGAAATAACCCATTTACCAGAAACCATCAGTAATATGAAAAATCTGAGTACTCTTGTCCTCAGCAACAACAAACTCCGGGATATTCCTGCTTGCATGCAACAAATGACAAATCTCAG ATTTGTCAACTTCAGAGACAACCCACTGGAGCTGCAAGTAACACTTCCCACATGCGAGAATactgaagaggaagaggaacGGGAATTGTTTGGTATTCAGTTCATGCATATGTATATTCAAGAGTCACTCAGCAGAGCAG aaaacctggACAACTGCATACCTGTTGCTTCTGCCACCATTAATGATaatgaataa
- the LRRC39 gene encoding leucine-rich repeat-containing protein 39 isoform X1 gives MWEYNDDGNQCAIQKQIPMAEPECVRIMTETVPCIGSFSAVKTLWEVRIQKINEELRKEKEFRQRTVGRLMLVWEERNSLAKLKEKVITEDGRVILRIEQEEWKMLPACLLKLNHLQEWQLHRISLVKIPEFIGRFQNLIVLDLSRNAIEKLPKEIGQLPNLQELLLSYNKIKSVPKELSNCISLGRLELAVNRDICDLPLQLSDLKKLYHVDLSMNQFTTIPSALLNMPSLEWLDMGSNKLQQLPDTIDRMENLHTLWLQRNEITHLPETISNMKNLSTLVLSNNKLRDIPACMQQMTNLRFVNFRDNPLELQVTLPTCENTEEEEERELFGIQFMHMYIQESLSRAENLDNCIPVASATINDNE, from the exons ATGTGGGAATATAATGATGATGGTAATCAGTGTGCTATTCAGAAGCAGATACCTATGGCTGAACCGGAATGTGTAAGAATCATGACTGAAACTGTACCATGCATTGGATCATTCTCTGCTGTTAAGACACTTTGGGAAGTGAGAATtcagaaaataaatgaagaaCTACGGAAGGAAAAGGAATTCAGACAGAGGACTGTAGGCAG ACTGATGCTTGTCTGGGAGGAAAGAAACAGTTTAGCCAAGCTCAAAGAAAAAGTCATCACTGAAGATGGAAGGGTTAtactaaggatagaacaagaagaatGGAAG atgTTACCTGCGTGCTTACTGAAACTGAACCACCTCCAGGAATGGCAGCTTCACAGAATTAGTTTGGTGAAAATTCCTGAATTCATTGGAAGGTTTCAAAATCTCATTGTGCTGGATCTATCCCGAAATGCCATTGAAAAGCTACCTAAAGAGATTG GCCAGCTGCCTAACCTCCAAGAGCTGCTTCTCAGTTATAATAAAATTAAGTCTGTTCCGAAAGAGCTAAGTAACTGCATCAGTCTCGGAAGACTGGAACTGGCTGTGAACAGGGATATCTGTGACCTTCCACTTCAG CTCAGTGACCTAAAGAAGCTTTACCATGTAGATCTGAGTATGAACCAATTTACTACCATCCCTTCAGCTCTCCTGAACATGCCAAGTCTAGAATGGTTAGACATGGGGAGCAACAAACTTCAGCAACTCCCTGATACGATtgacag AATGGAGAACCTACATACTTTATGGCTCCAACGGAATGAAATAACCCATTTACCAGAAACCATCAGTAATATGAAAAATCTGAGTACTCTTGTCCTCAGCAACAACAAACTCCGGGATATTCCTGCTTGCATGCAACAAATGACAAATCTCAG ATTTGTCAACTTCAGAGACAACCCACTGGAGCTGCAAGTAACACTTCCCACATGCGAGAATactgaagaggaagaggaacGGGAATTGTTTGGTATTCAGTTCATGCATATGTATATTCAAGAGTCACTCAGCAGAGCAG aaaacctggACAACTGCATACCTGTTGCTTCTGCCACCATTAATGATaatgaataa
- the LRRC39 gene encoding leucine-rich repeat-containing protein 39 isoform X2 — MAEPECVRIMTETVPCIGSFSAVKTLWEVRIQKINEELRKEKEFRQRTVGRLMLVWEERNSLAKLKEKVITEDGRVILRIEQEEWKMLPACLLKLNHLQEWQLHRISLVKIPEFIGRFQNLIVLDLSRNAIEKLPKEIGQLPNLQELLLSYNKIKSVPKELSNCISLGRLELAVNRDICDLPLQLSDLKKLYHVDLSMNQFTTIPSALLNMPSLEWLDMGSNKLQQLPDTIDRMENLHTLWLQRNEITHLPETISNMKNLSTLVLSNNKLRDIPACMQQMTNLRFVNFRDNPLELQVTLPTCENTEEEEERELFGIQFMHMYIQESLSRAENLDNCIPVASATINDNE, encoded by the exons ATGGCTGAACCGGAATGTGTAAGAATCATGACTGAAACTGTACCATGCATTGGATCATTCTCTGCTGTTAAGACACTTTGGGAAGTGAGAATtcagaaaataaatgaagaaCTACGGAAGGAAAAGGAATTCAGACAGAGGACTGTAGGCAG ACTGATGCTTGTCTGGGAGGAAAGAAACAGTTTAGCCAAGCTCAAAGAAAAAGTCATCACTGAAGATGGAAGGGTTAtactaaggatagaacaagaagaatGGAAG atgTTACCTGCGTGCTTACTGAAACTGAACCACCTCCAGGAATGGCAGCTTCACAGAATTAGTTTGGTGAAAATTCCTGAATTCATTGGAAGGTTTCAAAATCTCATTGTGCTGGATCTATCCCGAAATGCCATTGAAAAGCTACCTAAAGAGATTG GCCAGCTGCCTAACCTCCAAGAGCTGCTTCTCAGTTATAATAAAATTAAGTCTGTTCCGAAAGAGCTAAGTAACTGCATCAGTCTCGGAAGACTGGAACTGGCTGTGAACAGGGATATCTGTGACCTTCCACTTCAG CTCAGTGACCTAAAGAAGCTTTACCATGTAGATCTGAGTATGAACCAATTTACTACCATCCCTTCAGCTCTCCTGAACATGCCAAGTCTAGAATGGTTAGACATGGGGAGCAACAAACTTCAGCAACTCCCTGATACGATtgacag AATGGAGAACCTACATACTTTATGGCTCCAACGGAATGAAATAACCCATTTACCAGAAACCATCAGTAATATGAAAAATCTGAGTACTCTTGTCCTCAGCAACAACAAACTCCGGGATATTCCTGCTTGCATGCAACAAATGACAAATCTCAG ATTTGTCAACTTCAGAGACAACCCACTGGAGCTGCAAGTAACACTTCCCACATGCGAGAATactgaagaggaagaggaacGGGAATTGTTTGGTATTCAGTTCATGCATATGTATATTCAAGAGTCACTCAGCAGAGCAG aaaacctggACAACTGCATACCTGTTGCTTCTGCCACCATTAATGATaatgaataa